Proteins co-encoded in one Alphaproteobacteria bacterium genomic window:
- the fliW gene encoding flagellar assembly protein FliW has translation MKGSGSPAMPPMAPTDAKPETDVIDTRFGKVTVYRKNPILFPNGILGMPDRSEFCLTNFPSPKMARFKMLQSLEDDALSFITLPIDNNNPIFDAADLAQAAQELNIPAAELTVLLIVSVHRESSGVRLSVNARAPLLVNAMKRTAVQHVFASSKYNIRHMLAF, from the coding sequence ATGAAGGGTAGTGGGTCACCGGCAATGCCGCCCATGGCACCAACGGATGCGAAGCCAGAGACGGATGTTATTGACACTCGCTTTGGTAAGGTGACGGTTTATCGCAAAAACCCTATCTTATTCCCGAATGGCATTCTTGGTATGCCAGATCGTAGCGAATTCTGTCTGACGAATTTTCCTTCGCCTAAAATGGCACGTTTCAAAATGCTTCAATCGCTGGAGGATGATGCGCTTTCATTCATCACGCTGCCGATTGATAACAACAATCCAATTTTTGACGCTGCCGATTTAGCGCAAGCAGCACAGGAATTAAATATTCCTGCTGCGGAGCTTACCGTGCTGCTGATTGTATCCGTACATCGTGAATCAAGCGGTGTACGTTTATCAGTGAATGCGCGCGCGCCGTTATTGGTGAATGCGATGAAACGTACGGCTGTTCAGCACGTATTTGCGTCGAGCAAATATAATATCCGCCATATGCTGGCCTTCTAA
- the fliB gene encoding flagellin lysine-N-methylase — protein sequence MATHLQTVATQKFNCLGDACEDTCCKGWGMQLTKETVDLYQSKAPELMQSVTSGEAEFIMRRDEKTDYCVEFQAGWCGVHKKYGSDYLGDACHFFPRSTRALGDITVMTMALSCPESTRLMLTEDGAFAYHETTFERVPHSLRNYAPQELSAEAALNIHEICVNEMGNEAHSAERNLMRLSAMVRGLEPQPKDQWEAAVPFYFRMAEGRIPAAELKATDPFMLLNALQGLVHSAPASPRERLMNVIEMTARALGVTLNWEKLILDLHPDGTQRVVNMQAWWREHGAQYQPILRRYLQAQLRLNLFPFAGLGKTLSERVTIIAVRFATVKLALMAACFEAQGAIPETEVVRIVQSLSRFQDHLADSQLSLSIYEETGWTREARLRALVGDV from the coding sequence GTGGCAACGCATTTACAGACAGTGGCGACTCAGAAGTTCAACTGTCTGGGTGATGCGTGTGAGGATACGTGCTGCAAAGGCTGGGGCATGCAGCTTACGAAGGAAACGGTCGATCTCTATCAATCTAAAGCTCCTGAGCTCATGCAAAGCGTGACGAGTGGTGAGGCTGAATTCATCATGCGGCGCGATGAGAAAACCGATTATTGTGTCGAGTTTCAGGCGGGCTGGTGTGGCGTTCACAAGAAGTATGGCAGTGATTATCTGGGGGACGCGTGTCATTTTTTTCCGCGCTCAACCCGCGCGTTGGGTGACATTACCGTGATGACGATGGCGCTTTCATGCCCTGAGTCGACGCGATTGATGCTTACGGAAGATGGTGCCTTTGCCTATCATGAAACGACATTTGAGCGCGTGCCGCACTCACTAAGAAACTATGCACCGCAAGAGCTTTCAGCCGAAGCAGCCTTGAATATTCATGAAATATGCGTGAATGAAATGGGTAATGAAGCTCATAGCGCAGAACGCAATCTGATGCGGCTGAGCGCGATGGTGCGCGGGCTGGAGCCACAGCCAAAAGACCAGTGGGAAGCAGCCGTGCCGTTTTATTTCCGCATGGCAGAAGGGCGAATTCCTGCGGCAGAACTGAAAGCCACTGACCCCTTTATGCTGCTTAACGCATTGCAGGGACTTGTGCATTCTGCGCCTGCATCACCACGCGAGCGCTTGATGAATGTGATTGAGATGACCGCGCGTGCGCTTGGGGTGACGCTCAATTGGGAAAAGCTGATTCTAGATTTGCACCCCGATGGTACGCAGCGTGTAGTGAATATGCAGGCCTGGTGGCGCGAGCATGGTGCGCAGTATCAGCCGATATTGCGGCGTTATCTGCAAGCACAATTGCGCTTGAATCTCTTCCCCTTTGCGGGGCTTGGTAAGACACTTTCAGAACGCGTGACCATTATTGCGGTGCGTTTCGCAACCGTGAAACTAGCACTGATGGCCGCGTGTTTTGAAGCGCAGGGCGCTATTCCTGAAACGGAAGTCGTACGTATCGTGCAAAGCCTTTCACGCTTTCAGGACCACCTTGCGGATTCGCAACTCTCCCTCTCCATCTATGAAGAGACAGGCTGGACACGCGAAGCGCGCCTTAGAGCGCTAGTAGGTGATGTATAA